Proteins encoded by one window of Arachis hypogaea cultivar Tifrunner chromosome 1, arahy.Tifrunner.gnm2.J5K5, whole genome shotgun sequence:
- the LOC112701890 gene encoding blue copper protein, translating to MARNLVLVVAIVATLLHGSAATSHVVGDSTGWTIPSGGASTYTSWASKQTFKQGDTLVFNFANGQHDVAKVTKSAYDACNGTNAITTVTTSPATITLNQTGEHYFICAFTGHCAAGQKLAVNVTKASSPSPAPQPSSSPKAASPTPAPKSSSPAPTPASAPASAPVTYTVGGSSGWIIPTSGGASFYTSWASGKTFKVGDILVFNFAKNQHNVEEVTKNNYDACSTSSPIATYNASPVRVTLNKTGEHYFICGFSGHCAAGQKLAINVTGGTGSTPSSPSPSPSGSETPSPGSSPSNPSSPSPAGSSGGSTSPPPKDSGASSLKAVGFSATLISLVAAAFFC from the exons ATGGCAAGGAACTTGGTGTTGGTGGTAGCAATAGTAGCCACGCTTCTCCATGGCTCAGCAGCTACAAGTCACGTGGTCGGAGACTCCACTGGATGGACCATCCCCTCCGGCGGCGCCTCCACCTACACCAGTTGGGCTTCTAAACAAACCTTCAAGCAAGGAGACACCCTTG TGTTCAATTTCGCCAACGGTCAACACGACGttgcaaaggtgacaaaatcAGCATACGATGCATGCAACGGTACAAATGCCATTACCACCGTAACAACCAGCCCAGCCACCATCACGCTCAACCAGACTGGCGAGCATTACTTCATATGCGCCTTTACTGGTCACTGCGCCGCCGGTCAGAAGCTCGCAGTTAACGTCACCAAGGCTTCTTCTCCTTCCCCTGCTCCTCAGCCTAGCTCTTCACCCAAGGCGGCTAGCCCTACCCCTGCCCCAAAATCAAGCTCCCCTGCCCCCACTCCGGCTTCCGCTCCAGCTTCCGCTCCGGTGACTTACACCGTTGGAGGCAGCTCAGGATGGATCATTCCTACTAGCGGCGGCGCTTCTTTCTACACTTCTTGGGCTTCCGGCAAGACCTTCAAAGTTGGAGACATTCTag TGTTCAACTTCGCAAAGAACCAACACAACGTGGAGGAGGTAACAAAGAACAACTACGATGCATGCAGTACGAGTTCTCCGATCGCAACCTACAACGCTTCACCGGTCAGAGTCACCCTTAACAAGACCGGTGAACACTACTTCATCTGTGGATTTTCCGGCCATTGTGCCGCTGGTCAGAAGCTTGCCATCAACGTTACCGGTGGCACGGGCAGCACCCCCTCTtctccttccccttccccctccggCTCCGAGACACCTTCTCCGGGTTCTTCACCTTCCAatccttcttctccctctccgGCAGGTAGTTCCGGTGGTAGCACTAGCCCACCACCAAAGGACTCCGGTGCTTCGTCTCTCAAAGCTGTCGGGTTCTCTGCCACTCTGATCTCACTAGTTGCTGcagcatttttctgttag